In one Juglans regia cultivar Chandler chromosome 11, Walnut 2.0, whole genome shotgun sequence genomic region, the following are encoded:
- the LOC109011481 gene encoding Fanconi anemia group J protein homolog isoform X4, with protein MGIFLSRSLLRRRSRILWLTVADLFRKWSLQFLLGNPGSEIVEPAQSAAKTKNQKKPTTPTIYYASRTHSQISQVIREYRKTAYRVPMAVLASRKHYCTNKHIRGKDNIDEECKLLLSNREVGCPEFKNVHKVKGHPSLQKGGCHEAHDIEDLVKVGQVVKGCSYYAARSMADDAQLVFCPYNYIINPVIRGAMEVDIKGAIVILDEAHNIEDIARDAGSVDVEEDVLHKLQMELEQLCGVDVLTYQPLHEMTQDLINWIERRKITLEKHEFQHHVSCWTGGKALRELQEANISQQCFPILLECATKAIKAASDAESDVAHLSGMSVMTLEGLFSSLTYFFSRKGCHTFDYQLALQRYIKRDAGKAGNWTHTLSLWCLNPAVVFRDIADLSLSVVLTSGTLSPMNSFSSELGVQFGTCLEAPHVIDVESQVWPAIISTGPGNYPLNASYKTADAYAFQDAVGRSLEEIFKIVPGGCLVFFPSYKLMEKLCKRWCETGQWSQLNAKKSLFVEPRGGSQDDFEHVLKGYYDSIRQGNKPVLGRKRRAKKTGLNHVNAVESPDNSKEGAAFLAVFRGKVSEGIDFSDDNARVVIIVGIPFPNINDIQVALKKKYNDTHKSSKSLLSGNEWYCHQAFRALNQAAGRCIRHMFDYGAIILLADERYHEERNRAYVSKWLRNSIRQYERFEVSMEGLKSFFKDVKERIGKSTINVLQNIDNNEEKSESMIGKGQSEEFGRKESRKLNKSDHCGQKVIPVKNYDASPCGQKSHGDAEVHASLKVDEGTNFAYIDLECSFQKETRCTEALSMSFSHEDPEVSLVKETPCTTASPGSFLKDDYSSSTIIEASTEFLDQVSVPSICLSCPGKALSETQCSVVVTPDKNITMNTCSVTPEIESYLNLSVNSHTQKRRKSMASLHIDLTQDEQSDDPSAKTLVCSSFMRSSMASRDSNRRIEFGCESNCADQKLKISNVSQLLTNDDYGTPCMSSVPVMEKRLKVSCSLCKSPLGLPENDLYVMCSLTSSSKSYPASLLNENMKCSMDTPRSIQVFMTDTSSVHPELCSRTIEGAPGHGIWREEDGCVFNTIFCPSCRNPCICLGVQIVATDASNVQLLNKILLYPERLEIENLEASRDKVTKGKNFLSVSGSGMEKMAILSSIDKFSYSPQQKLEGWRTTKSKLRLPKKGLLSSAED; from the exons ATGGGAATCTTTCTCAGTCGAAGCCTGCTCCGGAGGCGGTCACGGATCCTCTGGCTTACGGTGGCGGATTTGTTCCGGAAGTGGAGCCTTCAG TTTTTATTAGGTAACCCAGGGTCAGAAATTGTGGAGCCAGCTCAATCTGCAGCAAAAACCAAGAACCAAAAGAAACCGACAACACCTACCATTTATTATGCATC GAGGACacattcacaaatttctcaagTGATTCGTGAATACCGGAAAACTGCTTATCGAGTGCCAATGGCAGTTTTG GCATCACGAAAGCATTATTGCACAAACAAGCATATTCGTGGGAAAGATAATATTGATGAAGAATG CAAATTGCTTTTGAGTAATCGAGAAGTAGGATGCCCAGAATTTAA AAATGTACACAAAGTCAAAGGTCATCCATCCCTTCAGAAAGGAGGTTGCCATGAGGCCCATGATATAGAAGATCTTGTAAAAGTTGGGCAAGTTGTGAAAG GTTGTTCATATTATGCAGCACGTTCAATGGCAGATGATGCACAATTAGTTTTCTGCCCATACAACTACATCATTAATCCAGTCATCCGTGGAGCAATGGAAGTGGATATTAAAGGAGCCATTGTGATTCTTGATGAAGCCCA CAATATAGAGGATATTGCTCGTGATGCTGGCAGTGTGGATGTTGAAGAAGACGTTTTGCATA AATTGCAGATGGAACTAGAGCAACTCTGCGGAGTTGATGTTTTAACTTATCAACCTTTACATGAAATGACACAG GACCTTATTAATTGGATTGAGCGGAGGAAAATTACATTAGAAAAGCATGAGTTTCAACATCACGTCTCCTG TTGGACCGGTGGTAAGGCTTTGAGAGAGCTCCAAGAAGCTAATATTTCACAGCAGTGCTTCCCAATCTTGCTAGAATGTGCCACAAAG gcaATCAAAGCTGCTTCAGATGCAGAATCAGATGTAGCACATTTAAGTGGCATGTCGGTGATGACCCTGGAAG GATTATTCTCTTCTCTAACTTATTTTTTCTCTAGAAAGGGGTGTCACACTTTTGATTATCAGCTGGCTTTACAACGATACATTAAAAGAGATGCTG GAAAAGCTGGCAATTGGACACACACTCTAAGTTTGTGGTGCCTGAATCCAGCTGTTGTTTTTAGAGATATTGCTGATCTTTCGCTGTCAGTCGTGTTAACATCAGG GACTCTGTCACCAATGAATTCTTTTTCATCCGAGCTTGGAGTTCAGTTTGGTACTTGTCTGGAAGCTCCACATGTAATTGATGTTGAGTCACAG GTGTGGCCTGCTATAATCTCCACTGGCCCGGGTAATTATCCACTGAATGCAAGTTATAAGACAGCAGATGCATATGCATTTCAG GATGCAGTCGGAAGATCTTTAGAGGAGATTTTTAAGATTGTTCCAGGCGGCTGTCTAGTGTTCTTTCCAAGTTATAAGCTAATGGAGAAACTATGCAAGCGTTGGTGTGAAACTGGCCAATGGTCACAActaaatgcaaaaaaatcccTTTTTGTTG AGCCAAGAGGAGGAAGCCAAGATGATTTTGAGCATGTTTTGAAAGGTTATTACGACTCAATTCGTCAAGGAAATAAACCTGTTTTGGGGAGAAAACGACGGGCTAAGAAAACAGGCCTTAATCATGTAAATGCAGTTGAGTCCCCTGATAATTCCAAGGAAGGAGCTGCATTTCTTGCAGTTTTCCGAGGAAAg GTTTCCGAGGGAATTGACTTCTCAGATGATAATGCTCGGGTGGTT ATAATTGTTGGAATTCCTTTTCCAAACAT AAATGATATTCAAGTTGCATTAAAGAAGAAATATAATGATACACATAAATCATCCAAAAGTCTTTTAAGTGGGAATGAATGGTACTGCCACCAAGCCTTCCGAGCCCTAAATCAAGCTGCAG GACGTTGCATACGACATATGTTTGATTATGGAGCCATCATCCTATTAG CAGATGAGCGGTATCACGAAGAAAGGAATAGAGCATACGTATCAAAGTGGCTCAGGAATTCAATTAGACAATATGAAAGATTTGAAGTATCAATGGAGGGATTAAAATCTTTTTTCAAGGATGTCAAG GAACGGATAGGGAAGAGTACAATAAATGTCTTGCAGAATATTGACAATAACGAAGAAAAGTCTGAAAGTATGATTGGGAAGGGTCAAAGTGAAGAGTTTGGAAGAAAGGAAAGTCGGAAACTGAACAAGTCTGATCATTGTGGACAAAAAGTAATTCCTGTGAAAAATTATGACGCTTCCCCTTGTGGGCAGAAATCTCATGGAGATGCAGAAGTTCATGCATCTCTGAAAGTGGATGAGGGCACTAACTTTGCATATATTGATCTTGAATGCAGTTTTCAGAAAGAAACAAG GTGTACAGAGGCTTTATCCATGTCTTTCTCTCATGAAGATCCAGAGGTTTCTCTTGTCAAGGAAACCCCATGTACTACAGCTAGTCCAGGATCCTTCCTTAAGGATGATTATTCTAGCTCAACCATAATTGAGGCTTCCACAGAGTTTTTAGATCAAGTATCGGTTCCCTCAATTTGTTTATCTTGTCCAGGCAAAGCTCTTTCTGAAACCCAGTGTTCAGTTGTAGTTACTCCTGATAAAAATATCACTATGAACACCTGCAGCGTTACGCCGGAAATAGAatcttatttgaatttgagtgTCAATTCTCATACCCAAAAACGGAGAAAGTCCATGGCATCTCTTCATATTGACCTTACACAAGATGAACAGTCTGATGACCCCAGTGCTAAAACTCTTGTCTGTTCGAGTTTCATGAGAAGCTCAATGGCTAGCAGAGACTCAAATCGCAGAATTGAATTTGGTTGTGAGTCTAATTGTGCAGATCagaaattgaaaatttcaaaTGTTTCTCAATTGCTCACAAACGATGATTATGGCACTCCATGCATGTCTTCTGTTCCTGTGATGGAGAAAAGACTAAAAGTTTCTTGTTCACTCTGCAAAAGCCCATTGGGTCTTCCTGAAAATGATCTGTATGTAATGTGCTCGTTAACTTCATCATCGAAATCTTACCCAGCATctcttttaaatgaaaatatgaaatGTTCTATGGACACACCTAGAAGCATACAAGTGTTCATGACAGATACATCATCTGTTCATCCTGAACTCTGCTCCAGAACTATTGAAGGTGCTCCAGGACACGGCATTTGGCGTGAAGAAGATGGGTGTGTATTCAACACTATTTTCTGTCCTTCCTGCAGGAACCCTTGCATTTGTCTTGGTGTGCAGATTGTGGCAACTGATGCATCAAATGTTCAGTTACTTAACAAG ATATTGCTTTACCCTGAGCGTTTGGAAATTGAGAATCTTGAAGCTTCAAGGGACAAGGTTACAAAGGGAAAG AAT
- the LOC109011481 gene encoding Fanconi anemia group J protein homolog isoform X2, whose amino-acid sequence MASATSGPNHKNVYHIGGIQVEFPYRPYGSQLAFMGRVISTLDRAQREGHCHALLESPTGTGKSLSLLCSSLAWQQNYKLKNQYGNLSQSKPAPEAVTDPLAYGGGFVPEVEPSGNPGSEIVEPAQSAAKTKNQKKPTTPTIYYASRTHSQISQVIREYRKTAYRVPMAVLASRKHYCTNKHIRGKDNIDEECKLLLSNREVGCPEFKNVHKVKGHPSLQKGGCHEAHDIEDLVKVGQVVKGCSYYAARSMADDAQLVFCPYNYIINPVIRGAMEVDIKGAIVILDEAHNIEDIARDAGSVDVEEDVLHKLQMELEQLCGVDVLTYQPLHEMTQDLINWIERRKITLEKHEFQHHVSCWTGGKALRELQEANISQQCFPILLECATKAIKAASDAESDVAHLSGMSVMTLEGLFSSLTYFFSRKGCHTFDYQLALQRYIKRDAGKAGNWTHTLSLWCLNPAVVFRDIADLSLSVVLTSGTLSPMNSFSSELGVQFGTCLEAPHVIDVESQVWPAIISTGPGNYPLNASYKTADAYAFQDAVGRSLEEIFKIVPGGCLVFFPSYKLMEKLCKRWCETGQWSQLNAKKSLFVEPRGGSQDDFEHVLKGYYDSIRQGNKPVLGRKRRAKKTGLNHVNAVESPDNSKEGAAFLAVFRGKVSEGIDFSDDNARVVIIVGIPFPNINDIQVALKKKYNDTHKSSKSLLSGNEWYCHQAFRALNQAAGRCIRHMFDYGAIILLDERYHEERNRAYVSKWLRNSIRQYERFEVSMEGLKSFFKDVKERIGKSTINVLQNIDNNEEKSESMIGKGQSEEFGRKESRKLNKSDHCGQKVIPVKNYDASPCGQKSHGDAEVHASLKVDEGTNFAYIDLECSFQKETRCTEALSMSFSHEDPEVSLVKETPCTTASPGSFLKDDYSSSTIIEASTEFLDQVSVPSICLSCPGKALSETQCSVVVTPDKNITMNTCSVTPEIESYLNLSVNSHTQKRRKSMASLHIDLTQDEQSDDPSAKTLVCSSFMRSSMASRDSNRRIEFGCESNCADQKLKISNVSQLLTNDDYGTPCMSSVPVMEKRLKVSCSLCKSPLGLPENDLYVMCSLTSSSKSYPASLLNENMKCSMDTPRSIQVFMTDTSSVHPELCSRTIEGAPGHGIWREEDGCVFNTIFCPSCRNPCICLGVQIVATDASNVQLLNKILLYPERLEIENLEASRDKVTKGKNFLSVSGSGMEKMAILSSIDKFSYSPQQKLEGWRTTKSKLRLPKKGLLSSAED is encoded by the exons ATGGCCTCTGCAACTTCAGGACCGAACCATAAGAATGTGTACCACATCGGAGGCATTCAAGTGGAATTCCCCTACCGACCGTACGGGTCGCAGCTTGCGTTCATGGGCCGCGTCATATCCACGCTGGATCGAGCCCAGAGAGAGGGCCACTGCCATGCGCTCCTAGAGTCCCCGACCGGTACCGGCAAATCGCTATCGCTTCTCTGCTCGAGCCTCGCATGGCAGCAGAACTATAAGTTGAAGAATCAGTATGGGAATCTTTCTCAGTCGAAGCCTGCTCCGGAGGCGGTCACGGATCCTCTGGCTTACGGTGGCGGATTTGTTCCGGAAGTGGAGCCTTCAG GTAACCCAGGGTCAGAAATTGTGGAGCCAGCTCAATCTGCAGCAAAAACCAAGAACCAAAAGAAACCGACAACACCTACCATTTATTATGCATC GAGGACacattcacaaatttctcaagTGATTCGTGAATACCGGAAAACTGCTTATCGAGTGCCAATGGCAGTTTTG GCATCACGAAAGCATTATTGCACAAACAAGCATATTCGTGGGAAAGATAATATTGATGAAGAATG CAAATTGCTTTTGAGTAATCGAGAAGTAGGATGCCCAGAATTTAA AAATGTACACAAAGTCAAAGGTCATCCATCCCTTCAGAAAGGAGGTTGCCATGAGGCCCATGATATAGAAGATCTTGTAAAAGTTGGGCAAGTTGTGAAAG GTTGTTCATATTATGCAGCACGTTCAATGGCAGATGATGCACAATTAGTTTTCTGCCCATACAACTACATCATTAATCCAGTCATCCGTGGAGCAATGGAAGTGGATATTAAAGGAGCCATTGTGATTCTTGATGAAGCCCA CAATATAGAGGATATTGCTCGTGATGCTGGCAGTGTGGATGTTGAAGAAGACGTTTTGCATA AATTGCAGATGGAACTAGAGCAACTCTGCGGAGTTGATGTTTTAACTTATCAACCTTTACATGAAATGACACAG GACCTTATTAATTGGATTGAGCGGAGGAAAATTACATTAGAAAAGCATGAGTTTCAACATCACGTCTCCTG TTGGACCGGTGGTAAGGCTTTGAGAGAGCTCCAAGAAGCTAATATTTCACAGCAGTGCTTCCCAATCTTGCTAGAATGTGCCACAAAG gcaATCAAAGCTGCTTCAGATGCAGAATCAGATGTAGCACATTTAAGTGGCATGTCGGTGATGACCCTGGAAG GATTATTCTCTTCTCTAACTTATTTTTTCTCTAGAAAGGGGTGTCACACTTTTGATTATCAGCTGGCTTTACAACGATACATTAAAAGAGATGCTG GAAAAGCTGGCAATTGGACACACACTCTAAGTTTGTGGTGCCTGAATCCAGCTGTTGTTTTTAGAGATATTGCTGATCTTTCGCTGTCAGTCGTGTTAACATCAGG GACTCTGTCACCAATGAATTCTTTTTCATCCGAGCTTGGAGTTCAGTTTGGTACTTGTCTGGAAGCTCCACATGTAATTGATGTTGAGTCACAG GTGTGGCCTGCTATAATCTCCACTGGCCCGGGTAATTATCCACTGAATGCAAGTTATAAGACAGCAGATGCATATGCATTTCAG GATGCAGTCGGAAGATCTTTAGAGGAGATTTTTAAGATTGTTCCAGGCGGCTGTCTAGTGTTCTTTCCAAGTTATAAGCTAATGGAGAAACTATGCAAGCGTTGGTGTGAAACTGGCCAATGGTCACAActaaatgcaaaaaaatcccTTTTTGTTG AGCCAAGAGGAGGAAGCCAAGATGATTTTGAGCATGTTTTGAAAGGTTATTACGACTCAATTCGTCAAGGAAATAAACCTGTTTTGGGGAGAAAACGACGGGCTAAGAAAACAGGCCTTAATCATGTAAATGCAGTTGAGTCCCCTGATAATTCCAAGGAAGGAGCTGCATTTCTTGCAGTTTTCCGAGGAAAg GTTTCCGAGGGAATTGACTTCTCAGATGATAATGCTCGGGTGGTT ATAATTGTTGGAATTCCTTTTCCAAACAT AAATGATATTCAAGTTGCATTAAAGAAGAAATATAATGATACACATAAATCATCCAAAAGTCTTTTAAGTGGGAATGAATGGTACTGCCACCAAGCCTTCCGAGCCCTAAATCAAGCTGCAG GACGTTGCATACGACATATGTTTGATTATGGAGCCATCATCCTATTAG ATGAGCGGTATCACGAAGAAAGGAATAGAGCATACGTATCAAAGTGGCTCAGGAATTCAATTAGACAATATGAAAGATTTGAAGTATCAATGGAGGGATTAAAATCTTTTTTCAAGGATGTCAAG GAACGGATAGGGAAGAGTACAATAAATGTCTTGCAGAATATTGACAATAACGAAGAAAAGTCTGAAAGTATGATTGGGAAGGGTCAAAGTGAAGAGTTTGGAAGAAAGGAAAGTCGGAAACTGAACAAGTCTGATCATTGTGGACAAAAAGTAATTCCTGTGAAAAATTATGACGCTTCCCCTTGTGGGCAGAAATCTCATGGAGATGCAGAAGTTCATGCATCTCTGAAAGTGGATGAGGGCACTAACTTTGCATATATTGATCTTGAATGCAGTTTTCAGAAAGAAACAAG GTGTACAGAGGCTTTATCCATGTCTTTCTCTCATGAAGATCCAGAGGTTTCTCTTGTCAAGGAAACCCCATGTACTACAGCTAGTCCAGGATCCTTCCTTAAGGATGATTATTCTAGCTCAACCATAATTGAGGCTTCCACAGAGTTTTTAGATCAAGTATCGGTTCCCTCAATTTGTTTATCTTGTCCAGGCAAAGCTCTTTCTGAAACCCAGTGTTCAGTTGTAGTTACTCCTGATAAAAATATCACTATGAACACCTGCAGCGTTACGCCGGAAATAGAatcttatttgaatttgagtgTCAATTCTCATACCCAAAAACGGAGAAAGTCCATGGCATCTCTTCATATTGACCTTACACAAGATGAACAGTCTGATGACCCCAGTGCTAAAACTCTTGTCTGTTCGAGTTTCATGAGAAGCTCAATGGCTAGCAGAGACTCAAATCGCAGAATTGAATTTGGTTGTGAGTCTAATTGTGCAGATCagaaattgaaaatttcaaaTGTTTCTCAATTGCTCACAAACGATGATTATGGCACTCCATGCATGTCTTCTGTTCCTGTGATGGAGAAAAGACTAAAAGTTTCTTGTTCACTCTGCAAAAGCCCATTGGGTCTTCCTGAAAATGATCTGTATGTAATGTGCTCGTTAACTTCATCATCGAAATCTTACCCAGCATctcttttaaatgaaaatatgaaatGTTCTATGGACACACCTAGAAGCATACAAGTGTTCATGACAGATACATCATCTGTTCATCCTGAACTCTGCTCCAGAACTATTGAAGGTGCTCCAGGACACGGCATTTGGCGTGAAGAAGATGGGTGTGTATTCAACACTATTTTCTGTCCTTCCTGCAGGAACCCTTGCATTTGTCTTGGTGTGCAGATTGTGGCAACTGATGCATCAAATGTTCAGTTACTTAACAAG ATATTGCTTTACCCTGAGCGTTTGGAAATTGAGAATCTTGAAGCTTCAAGGGACAAGGTTACAAAGGGAAAG AAT